CTATCGCGTCGGGTGGCAACGCCCGCGCCGCCATCGTTGGGCGATCTGCGTGTTCGTCCTCAATGAGGGCGAGAAGGCCCGCAAGCAGCTGCGTGCCATGATGGCCCATGCCGGCGTGATCGACCTCGTGATCGCCGATGGCGGCAGCACCGATGGTTCGCTCGACGAGGCCCTGATGCATGAGGTCGACGCCAAGGCTCTGCTTGTGAAGACCGGTGCCGGCAAACTCAGCGCGCAAATGCGCATTGCCATGGACTACTGCATGGCGGAAGGCTACGACGGCATCGTCGTGATCGATGGCAATGGCAAGGACGGCCTGGACGCCATCCCGTCGTTCGCTGCCGCTCTGGAAGAAGGCTGGGACCACGTCCAAGGTTCCCGTTTCATCCCCGGCGGCCACCATGAAAACACGCCCCCCAGCCGCTACCTCGCGGTGCGCCTGCTCCATGCACCACTGATGTCGCTCGCCGCTGGATTTCACTACACCGACACCACCAACGGCTTCCGCGCCTACAGCCGGCGACTGCTGACGGATCCGCGAATCGACGTCTTCCGGTCCTGCTTCGACCGTTACCAGCTTCACTATCACCTCGCGATCGAGGCCGCGCGCGGCGGCTTCCGCGTCAAGGAACTCCCGGTCTCGCGCACCTATCCGACCAGCGGCAAGACCCCGACGAAAATCAAGGGCATCGGCGGGTTGGTGGCGCTCTTGCGGCAACTCCTTGATGTCTGTCAGGGCAAGTTCCGGACCCCAGGGCACTGAACGGATCACCCACCCCTGTCATTCTGACCGCTATCGCAACGCGCCACCTCACGAACTCCGGATTCTCCTACTTCCTGCCATGCCAGCCAGCAAAGATGTCCCTCAGCTTGCCTACATTATCTCGCTGCCGCGCAGTGGCAGCACGGTGCTCTCCGCCCTCCTCGACAAACGCCAGGGAGTTGTCAGCCCGCCTGAATCCGCCTTCCCCCAAGTGTTGGGGACCTTGAGCACCGAGGAGCGCAAGGACCGGCTCTGGATGGCCGCCCTCTATATCGCCTCCACATTCACGCCCACCCAACTCAATCTCGCGGAAGCTGCCGAGTGCATGGACGGAACCAATGAGGATATCCTGATCGCCCTCGGCCATGCGGTGGCGGCCAAGCTCGGGAGGGATCCGGCTCAAATCCGCGCCGTGGTGTGGAAGTCGCCGCGGATCGTGGGCATGCATGCCGGCCCTCTTTCCACCAAGGGAAAATTCATCGTTTTGCGCCGCCATCCGCAGAATGTTTTCGAATCACAATTCCGGGTGGGCTTCGGGGAAAAGAACCGCAATCCGTTTCGCTTTGCGGTATTCCAACAGAGCTATGAGCACGCATTCTCCAGAGTCCCCCCGGACCGGAGGATCGATGTCTCCTACGACTCGCTTCCGGGCGTGCTGGAGCAGATCCTGGAGTTCCTCGGAGTGCGTGAGCAGGGAGAGTGGCTGGAAGGTGAATCCAGCCTGAAGCTGGCGGCCGAGAACTGCTACTGGATGCGGGAGGTCACCGGGGAGTTCAAGAACAACGACGTGGAAAAGAGGGCGCGGCTTGAGCCAACCCAAGTAAGTAAACTTGAGCAAGCCATGAGTCTGGCGAGACCCTTGCGACCATTTCTGGGACCGGTGCGGCGCTATTTCGACCGGCAGTCGCTCGCATGGGTCTTAAATCGCGCCAAAGAGCTGTTGGAGGCCCATCGTCAGCAAGGTTAATCTCCGGGAATTCATTCCGTAGACACCGGCCGGTTAGACCCCTCAGATCGACTGAACGCCAATGACATGAAAGTTCTGGTATCTGCGTACGCCTGCGATCCCTACCAAGGCTCCGAGCCCGGGGTCGGATGGACCGCCGTGTGCCGGATCGCCCGGCAACACGACGTGTGGGTGTTGAGCCACACCCGCCATCAGGAGGGCTGGGAGCGGGCGCGGAGCGAAGGCAAAGTCCCGCCCAACGTGACGGTGCGTTTTCTCGGGGAGAATCGCCCGTGGCTGCAGAACCGCTTTCTCGCGCATCTGCAGAGCTGGAAATCGTTTGCCGACTACATGGCGATCGTTCTCGAAGCCGCACAGGCATGGCATCGTGAGATCGGCTTTGATCTCTGCCACCAGGTGACGATCGCGACCTGGCGGATTCCTTCGCCGCTGTGGAAGTTGCCCATACCGCTCGTCTGGGGACCGATCGGTGGCGGGGGCTACATCCCGGCCGCATTCCGTTCGATGCTCAGCCCGGCAGCGCGGGGATTCGAGTTTGCGAGGGATCTCAATAGTGCCCGTGCATTGCGTTCCCAGGGATTCCAAGACTGCGTCAGGAACAGTGCCGTGGTCTTCGCCGCCAACGAGGAAACGGAGCTGCTGCTCAAGCCCCATCGCGGTGACAAGCCGCTGGTGAAGCTGCCGATCGCGTCGATCCCGGCCGACAAGGCGGAGAAATTCCGCAGGCCGGAAGGCATGACGCCGGAAGGTCCCTTACGCTTGTTCGCTGGCGGAAACATGGAAGGACGCAAGGGCGTGAGCCTCGCCTTGAAGGCCCTGGCGAAGGTCGCGGCCGCGGGAATCGACTTCCGCTACACCGTCGCAGGAGGAGGGCCCGAGGTCCCGGTGCTGATGAAATTGGCGGAACGGCTTGGCCTGACAGACCGCGTCGAATTTCACCCCGGCTTCAGCGGGCAGGACTACATTGCCGCGCTCCAGGCCACGGACGTCTATTTCCTCCCGAGCTTCCGCGAAAGCACGCCGGTGACCTTGCTCGAGGCGTATCTCGCCGGTTGCTATCCTGTGGTGGCCGATACCAGCGCCCAGGGAGAGATCGTTCGCATGGCCGGTGGCTCTGCGATTCCGATCACCGATATCGCGGGACTCGTCGACGGCCTCGCACAAGCGGTCATGGGTTGTGCGCGCCACCGCGACGAACTTCCCGCCAAGGTGGCCGAAAGCCGGTCGAAGTTGATCGCTTACTTCGATTCGGCCCGCTACGATCAGGCCATTGCCGACGCCTATCGGGTCGCCATGGAGACCCGGAGCGGGCCGTGCTGAAGCCATGTCATCCACGCCCTCCATCACCCGATCCGGAACCGGCCAAGCGGCAGCCAAAAGCACGGTGATCGACCGTCCGATGCCGGGTCTGATGCGCAGCCTGCGCTGGCTGGAAGACCGTTCGCCGGTCGTGGTCTGGGTGCTGGCCGCCGCTCTCATCGCGGTCATCGGGATTTTCAGTTGGGTTTCCGGTCCTGAGCTCAGCGGATCCTTGCTCTACCTGATCCCCGTCCTGCTGGTCGGTCATGTCGCGGGTTTCCGCTCCGGCGTCATCGCCGCGCTTTTGGCCGCTTCGATATGGTTCACCGCGGACATGAATGGCGGCACGGGGCAAGGCCCTACCTTCACGCCCTATTGGAACGCCTTGATGCGTTTTGGCACGTTCCTGGTCGCGGTAGGATTGGTGGCGGCCACCCGCTCCTTGAACGCCCAATTGGAAGAGCGGGTGAAGGAACGCACGGCCGCGCTGGAGGCGCAGATCGTCGAAAACCGTGAACTTGAGAAGAGCATCCTGGACATCAGCGACCGCGAGCAGGTGCGCATCGGCCAGGACCTCCATGACAGCCTGTGCCAGCAATTGGTCAGCGTCGCCTTCAGCGCGAACATGCTTCAGGAGCGCTTGGAAAAAGAGGGAGTCTCTGCCAACCAGGACGCCGCCCGTATCGCCGACCTGATCGACGACTCGATCAACCAGGCCCGCAACCTCGCGAGGGGGCTCTACCCGGTGCGACTGGAGACCGAAGGCCTCGAACTCGCGCTTCGCGAACTCGCCGCAACGATGAGCCGGCGCTTCCAAGTGTCGTGCACCGTGGAATGCTCCGGCCCCGTACCACCCTGCCAACACGCGGTCGGTATCCACTTCTATCGCATCGCCCAGGAAGCGGTGGTGAACGCCGCCAAGCACGCCAGGGCTCAACATGTCACCCTCTCCCTAGCCGCCACCCGCGGGCAAGTGAAGCTCAACATTGATGATGATGGCGAAGGGATCATTCGCGTACCGCGAAACCCGGACGGCATGGGCCTGCGCATCATGGCCTATCGCGCCCGGATGATCGGAGCTGACTTCCAGATCGCGCACCGTCTGCCTCGCGGCACCAGCGTGTCCTGCGAGCTGGAAGAAGTGGCATTCTCTGCAGCCTGAGTCATGACCGAGATCCCCCAGGAAAAAACCCGGATTCTCCTGGTCGACGATCATCCGATGATCCGTGAACGGCTGGTCGAATTGATCGAGCGGGAGCCCGATCTCGAAGTATGCGGCGAAGCCGAAGACCGGCACGAAGCGCTCGACCTCGTTGCGGCCTTGGACCCTGACCTGGCGATCGTCGATCTCACCCTGAAGTCCTCGCTGGGCATCGAGCTGATCAAAGACCTGCAAGCCCGCTTTCCCGAGATCAAGGTGCTGGTGGTCTCGATGCAGGACGAGATGGTCTATGCGGAGCGCTGCATTCACGCCGGGGCTCGCGGCTACATCACCAAGCAACAAGCCAGCCGCCACGTCATGCGGGCGATCCGGCAAGTCCTCGCGGGAGGGATCTACCTGAGCGAAGCGATCACACGGCAGGTGTTAGAACGCTCGATGGGGCGACCCGCGAATCGCGAACCGCTTGAGATTGTCTCAATACTCGCAGATCGAGAACTTCAAGTCTTCGAACTTGTCGGGAAAGGTTTTAGTACCAAACAGATTGCGGATTTACTGATGCTAGATGTCAAAACGATCGAAACATATCGGGCGCGAATCAAGGAAAAGCTAGGGTTGAAGGACGGTCCCGAGCTACTCCAGCGAGCGATCGCCTGGGTGCATCGCGACGGAGTCTAGGCCGGGAGGCCTGCTGACGTGTAGGGAAAATCCCTACCGGCGAATCAGGCTGCGAGTAGCTGGACAGGGAAGGTTTCCTGCAGAAGGGTGACAGACAAAACCCATGAATCGCAGTTTCCTTCGCATACTTTCAATTGTCGCGCTCCTGATGCCGACCGGTCGGCTCGCGGCCGCCCCCGGAGATGCCGATAACGACGGGTTGCGCGACGCGGTGGAGACCAACACCGGTGTCTTCGCTTCGCCCTCCAATACTGGAACAAGTCCCTCCATCTCCGACACCGATGGCGACAGCCTACCCGACGGCATGGAACTGGGCTTGGGGACGAACCCGGTGGATGCCACCAGCAAGGTCAAACGTCCGAATATCATCTACATTCTCGCCGATGATATGGGCTATGGCGACGTCGGTTGCTTCTGGCAGAACCAGCGCTCCGGCATTTGGAAATTCGCCACGCCAGGCCTGGATGCCATGGCAGCGGACGGCGCCAAACTGACCCACCACTATGTGGGAGCGCCCATTTGCGTGTCGTCCCGCTGCTCGCTACTGCAGGGACAACATCAAGGCCATGCTGGAATTCGGGACGCCCAATTCGATTACGCACTACCCAGCAACCATTCGATTTCGTCGACGCTCCAGGCTGCAGGCTACCGGACCGTCCACATCGGAAAAGCCGGCCTCGTTGGCAAATTCACGAAGCCACTTACCAACGCCGTTGCCCAAGGCCTACCCGCCCACCCACTCAAGCGCGGCTTCGACCGGTATTTCGGTTACCTCACCCACGAGGACGGCCACGAGCACTATCCCCGCAACGGGACGACCCTCTACAAGGCGAATATCTGCGACGATTATCAACCGATCACCGACGCTTACCCTGACTTGTATAGCACCGATGCCTGGACAGCGTTCGCCAAGAAAACCATCGTAGAGGAAACGCAGCAGCATCCTGAGCGTCCGTTCTTCATCTACCTTAGCTACGACGCCCCCCACTTTTACGGACAATACGCACCTACGGCAAATTATCCCACCGGCAAAGGTCTCACGGGGGGCCTTCAATGGACCGGATCGCCTTCCTACGCGAACACCGCCACCGGTGATGCTTCGAAGGTGGATAATCCCGCCAACTTCCATCCATCGGTCAATTCCTCTTGGCCCCTCGCGGCCAAGAAGTACGTGTCGATGGTGCGACGGCTCGATGACTCGGTCGCGGATCTGCTGCAAACGCTCCGGGATCTGGGGATCCATGACAATACGCTGGTCGTTTTTTCGTCGGACAACGGACCGGCCGATACCGAGGTCTATCCTCCGACGTTTCAGAGTTACGGTCCGTTTGAAGGCATTAAGGGCGATCTTTGGGAGGGCGGTATCCGCGTGCCTACCATCGCCTGGTGGCCGGAAACAATCCCGGGTACTACCCAGCTCTCCAACATCCGCGAGGTCACCCGGCCCTCGGCCAACTGGGACTGGCTGGCAACCTTTTCCCAGCTTGCCCAGGTTCCCGCTCCGTCGTTCACCGATGGGGTCTCGCTTATCCCGGCACTGACCAACCAAGGAACGCAAGCCGACCGAGGCTATCTTTATTTTGAGTTCGTAAGAGGCTTCAATACCCCGCCCTATCCCGACTTCGTGAATCATGGCGGGGAGGCAAAGTGGGAGATGCAGGCCATCCGCATCGGGAATTTCATGGGAGTTCGTCCCAAGATCGAATCACCTTCGGATTCCTTCAAAATCTACAACGTCGTTACCGATCCCAAGCAAGGGATCAACCTTGCGGCCAGCCGTCCCGACCTTCAGCAGCAAATGCAGCGCCTCGGGCTCGGAGCTCGTAGAAAATCCCAATACTTCTCCCGATCTTACGAGATTGCAGCTATCCCCGCGACTCCATTGGTGGCCGTGACCAGCGGCCTGATTTGCAAGTCGTTTGAAGGAAACTGGCCGTGGCTTCCCGAATTCCGGGAGATGACTCCGGTGTCGACCACATTGACGGCTGGTGTCTCGCCGGCCCCGCGGTCGAGACCAGATGACGTCGGCCTCTCGTTCGAGGGCTACCTTTCCGTGCAAACGACCGGCTCCTATCTATTCCGTACCAACTCCGACGCAGCGACCTGTGTCTGGGTGGACGAGGCACGGGTGATCGACAACGACTACAACTTCGCTGCCGCCAAAACCTCCGATCCCATTGTCCTCACAGCGGGGCTTCATCCAATCCGCATCCACTACCGCCACTTGGGAGGAACGGCCTCGCTCCAGCTCAGCTATTCGGGCCCGGGCATCGCAATGCAGCCGATCCCGAACTCGGCATTCTTCATTGAAGGTCAGCCGCCGGAGCTGCATCCGGACACGCTCACCACACCGCGTGTCACCGAGGCCACAGCAAACGTTGTTGCCAACGATTCCAGCACGCTTCCGCTGACGCTTCTTTCGGCGGGGCCGACCCCACTGGGCACCACCGGCATCGGGTCGAACCTGGTCCACCTCACCCCGGGTGCCGGCACGATCGGCTACGATGAGTTCCCGTATGTAGTCTCCAATGGCTACAGCCAGCATTCATCCCAGGTATCGGCGACGGTGCTTTTCGACAATGAGATCTGGCTGCCCTTTGAAGAAGGAGCAGGAACGAGCGTGAACCGGGTGGGCGGGAGTCCGGCAGTGACGGGAAGCTTGGCGGGATTTGCCGATCCGGCCAGCGCGTGGACCGCGGGACGCTTCCACGGCGGGCTCTCTTTTGATGGGATCGACGATCACGTGGACTTTCCCGGCCTGGCACTACCCACCGGACAACAACCGCGTACATTTTCCGGCTGGGTAAAGACGGTATCGCGGTCGTCGCCCGAATTGCAGACGTTGTTCAGCTATGGCTCCAATATCACCGGCGGCAGGTTCGTCGTGGGGCTCGACAACAGCCCCAACGTCGCGTCCGACCAGCCCCTGAGGCTGGACGTCAACGGCGGCTACATCACCGGCACGAGGCCGTTGAATGATGGCGGGTGGCACCACGTCGCAGTGGTAGTGGCCAATCACAATGGCAGCGCCGACGTCAATGTCTCGGAGACCAAGCTCTGGGTGGATGGCAACCTCGATCCGGTCTCATCGTCGTCCGGGCGCGTGCTCGCCACTGGTGCCACGCTGGTCCCGTGCTTGGGTGGCTCAAATCACAACGACGGCTACAATTTCACCGGCAAGCTCGACGACGTCCGGATCTTCGACCGAGCTCTGTCCGACGCGGAAGTACAGGCGCTTTATCTGAGCCGGCCGATCTATTTGACAGCTCCGGTGGATTCCACCGGCGATGACGATGGGGATGGGATGTCCGATGACGCCGAGGAAATCTCCGGCACCGATCCACACGACGCCACCTCGGTACTGCAGATCGATGAATTCAATTTTTCGGGAGGTACGGCCTTCCTGCAATGGATGGCAGTTCCGGGCCGGGACTATCAGGTCGAGGAGAGCACGAATCTCCAATCGTGGCAGTCGGTTCCCGGCCAAGGCCCGATCAGGATCGAGCCTCCTTCGTCGCCCGGAGGACCTGCCCTGCCACAGACGCTCTCGGTGTATTTCGCGACATCGGGCCAAGGTTCCCGCTACTTCCGCCTCAAGGTGACCCTGACCAATCCCTGAAGCGGCAACGCAGTTGGAGGTCCCGCAAGGACCGGAGCATTCCGAATGCGGAACACCCCATGGTGTCTCCGCTCGTCTATTTATCGCGATGACGTTCTCGATCATCACCCCTAGCTTCAATCAGGGGCGTTTTCTTCCGCAGTGCGTTGACAGCGTGCTGGCCCAGCACGGCATCGACTTCGAGCACATCGTCACCGATGCGGGCTCTACCGATGAAACGCTCGAGGTGCTGGGACGCTACCCTCATCTCCAGTGGACCAGCGAGCCCGATGGAGGCATGAGCGACGGGATCAACAAGGGCTTCCGCAAGGCCACCGGCGACTGGGTAATGTGGCTGAATTGCGATGACTACCTGCTGCCCGGAGCTCTGGCGAAGGTGAAGGAATTCGCCCTCGCTCACCCGGACGCGGACATCATCCACGGCGACTGTGTCTTCGTGAAGGAGGACGGCACGCCGATCCGCCGGAAGTACGACACGCCGGTGGATGAGTGGGATTTCCTGTTCGTCGGCTGCTGTATCCCTTCCACGGCCACCTTCTATCACCGGCGCGTGCTGGAAGCGGGCGAGCTGCTAGACACCGGCTACCGCAATTGCATGGACTGGGAGTACTACCTGCGCCTGACGCGGGCCGGCTTCCGTTTCGGCTACGTGCCGGAGGCCCTTGCGGGATTCCGCTGGCATGAGGAGAGCACGACGCAGAAGCACTGGCAGCGAATGATCGAGGAAGGCCTGCGTGCCCAGCGAGCGCATGTCGCGGCGCGCGGGTTGCCGGCCTATCTGGGATCGGCTTCCCTGTTGAAAGTGTTGCGCAAGGCTTTCCAAGTGCGCCGGGTGGCGAAACGCTGGGTTGCGCACCGCCGGCTTTCCTGAGAATCCGCGGTAGCCCAGTCTTCGTCCCGAATTGCTCCGAGTGTCGTCCGATCCGCCCAGCATCGTCGTTTTCGCCCAGGTTCCACCGCCGGAACACGGGCAAAGCCGCATGGTGCAACTGATGCTCGATGGCCTGCGCGAGGAAGCGCCAGCACTGCAGGTCCACCACGTCGATGCCCGGTTTTCCGACACGCTCGACGACATCGGCGGCACGAACTGGACGAAGTTCACACGTTCCGGTCGCTTTGTCGCCCGGGCGTTGCGCTTGTGGATGCGACATCGCCCGGGGCTGCTCTACTACGTGCCGGGACCGGTGCGCTGGAGCGCGGTGCTCCGCGATTGGCTGATCTTGGGAAGCCTCCGGCCGTTCTATCACCATGTGGCATTCCACTGGCACGCCATCGGCCATGGTGAGTGGGCTCACGGGTCCCCAAGACTGCGGCTGCCCGGACCAAAATGGCTAGATCGCTTTGCGCGGCGCGTCAGTGCCAGGGTGCTGGAGTCGCCGACGCTGTCGATCGTCTTGACCCCACAGTCGGCGAAGGACGCAGCAGCCGTTGGTTCCAAGGCCTCACGACTGGTCCGCAACGGCATCGAGGATCCCTGCGAGGCCAAGGCTGCGGAACTCGCCGCTCAAAAGGAAAGCCGGACCCGCGAACTCGGTGGCTCGGCTAGCCCTCGCTTCCGGGCCTTGTTCATGTCGGTGGGAACGGTCGAAAAGGGGCTGTTCGACCTGCTGGAAGCCGTAAGACTTTTTCTCTCCGCAGCGCCGCAAGCTTGGGCACTGGATCTGACGATCGCCGGCGGTATCCAGCCTTCTTGCCGGGCTACCTTTGACGAGCGCCTGCAGTCGCTGATTCGCCAATTTCCCGACCAGCTGACCCTATCCGTAAAGGGCTATGTCAGCGGCTCCGAGAAACTCGCGTGTCTGGCGAGCCACGATCTTTTCATCGCGCCGAGCCGGTGGGAGAGCTTCGGCCTCACGGTCGCGGAAGCCATGGCCTCTGGGTTGGCCGTCGTTGCCGCAGCCTCGGATGGCGTGCAGGGAGTGTTGCCAGACGATTACCCCTTCCTCGCCCCGGTGGCGGATCCGCCGGCTCTCGCCTGGGCAATCCGCCAGTGCTGCGATTCCCTAGTGGCGGGACGGGGAACCGAGCTTCACCACGAGCTGCGGCAGACCTTTCTCGATCGCTATCGGCGAGCGGATTTCTGCCGTGAGATTGCTGCCACGCTTGAGCCGCTGGCCAGCGGCCTTGGAGAGCTTGCAAAGACCGCCGGTCCCCTCCGCCTGCAGGTCTATCTGGCCGACCAGAATCCGAAACTCGGGAGAAGCCTCGGCATCTCCCGCATGACCCAGGTGCTGCTCAAGGAGCTGGCGATCCGCGAAGAGCTGGCCTTGAAAGGCATTACCTCGCGATCGTCGATCCAGATGCCGGATGGATCCTCCGCCGTCGTGGTACCGTGGACCACCCGCGGGAGGGTGGCGCGGGTCATGACCGACCACCTGCACCCGGTCTGGCGCCCCGGGAGGCACCCCGATGTCTTCTATTTCCCCAAGGGCTTCCTGCCGCGCCTGCATGGGATGTGCTCGCCGTCCGTGGTCACCATCCACGACACCATCATCCAGTACTACGCGGACCACTATCCCGAGTGGCGGACCGAAATCGAGTACCGCTACTGGGCCAGCATGTTGAAGCACACGCTCCGCCACGCCGATGGCATCCTCACCATCTCGGAAGCGGCGCGTCGTCAGATCCGTGAATTCATGGAGCGGCACGGCATTCCCGCCAAGCCCATCACGGTGACCTTCGAGCCGTGTATCTACGAATCCATCCCGCAGCCGGTGTCTCCGGTGAAGGACAATTACGTGCTGCACCTCGGCTCGCGCGAGCCTCACAAGCGAACCGCCTGGCTGATCCGCCAGTGGGCGGAAGCCTCGCGCACTCGCGCCGACCTGCCGAAGCTCCACGTGGTCGGGAAGCTGCCGGACGAAGTGGTAGAGATCGCCAAATCCTGTCCGCAGGTGGAGCGGCTGCCGTTCCTCGATGACGAGGCTCTGCAGCGGCAGTTCGAGATGGCCCGCGCGCTGATCTTCCCGTCCGAGATCGAAGGCTTCGGCCTGCCCGCGGTGGAGGCTTACTTCCTCGGCACACCGGTCTGCTTCACCCGCGGCACCTCGATCGAGGAGGTGTTAGGCGATGCCGCAAGCTGCGGCGGATTCGATCTTAGCGAGCCCGCAAGCCTCTTCACCGCACTGGACGACGTGCTGGCGCTCCCGCCCGGGCAAGTCAGGGACTGGGGCCTGTCACTGCGGGATAAATATGCGGCGCGGGTGGTCGCCGACCTGATGGTGGAGGTTTTTCACGAAGTCTCGCGACACCATACCGCCCGATGATCCGCGCCATCCTCAGGGCTGCGGGCTTCGATCCGCGGCGCTTTCCCACCGCCCTCTCCGGCTGGCAACGCTTCGCCCGCGATCGCGATCGCTTCCGCGGACTGCCCGGGGCCGATTCCCTGCCACAGGGAAAGGATCTGCCGATGCTTACGGAGTTCGGCGAATCTTCCGGCCATCTCGGTGCGTACTTTTTCCAAGACCTCCAGGTCGCCCGCTGGATTCTAACAGATCAGCCGCAACGTCACGTCGATGTCGGCTCACGGCTCGATGGATTCGTCGGCCATCTGGCCGTCTTCCGCGCGGTGGACGTGCTCGATATCCGGCCGCAGCCGATCCCGGTGCCGAACGTGCACTTCCATCAGGTCGATCTGGCAGCAGATCTTCCGGCCGAGTGGGTGGCCTGCACGGACTCGCTGTCCTGTCTTCACACCATCGAGCACTTCGGCCTCGGGCGCTATGGCGATGACGTCGATCCATTGGGCCATCTGAAAGGCTTGGAGCAACTCAAGCGGATGGTGAAGCCGGGCGGACGCTTTTACCTCTCCACACCGATCGGGCCGGAGCGCGTCGAGTTCAATGCCCACCGCATCTTCGCTGCTTCCACCGTGACCGGCTGGTTTCAGGACGGCTGGACCATCGAGCGCTTCGCCGTGGTGGATGACGCCACGCACCTGCATCCCGATATCAATTGGCGATCAGCCGAGGCGGCGAATCACTTCGGTTGCCGGGCGGGCGTCGGCATCGTCTGCGCCCTGCGCACTTCACCGTGAAACGACGACTGATCGACCGGTTGCACGACCGTCTCTGGAAAGAGTACAGCGTGCGAAAGACTACGGACAACTTCGCCACCACCGGCAGAGCCGGTCGCCACGGCAGTGTGTCCGGCACCATGGCATGGCCGGATGCCTGTGCCATTCTCGCCGATGGCGAAAGCGGCAGCCACGGCTTCCGGCGCGAGCGCGCGGTCCGCGAGGTGGTGGAAACCCTGGGCCCGAGCGATGGCCGCTATCATGCGCGAAGGATCCGCGCCCTCGCCCCGGAGCTGCTCGCGGATTCCCGGCTCCGTGCGGTGGATGAGTGGGGCAATCCCATCCGCTGGCCCGGACTGCTGTTAGGCACGGGAGTACCCTTCAGCCCGACCACGCTGCGCTACCTTTCCCATGCACTGTGGCTGCGCGATCACAGGCGCGTGAAACCCGGCGGGACGGTCGTTGAGATCGGTGTCGGCTTCGGCGGTCTGGCGGCGATGAACGCCATCGTCTCCAACGCGCACACCGTTCTCGTCGATCTGCCGCCAGTAGCCCGGGCCGCCCTGCGGATGCTGAATGAAACGAGCCTCGGCGAATTTGCCACGTCCGCTGACGAAACCGGACCCCTGGACAGTTTCTGTGTGGTCTCGAACTATGCTTTCACCGAGCTGACTTCGGATCTACAGGACCACTACATCGACCGCTACCTCCGCGCCTCGTCCACCGGGATGATCGTGAGCAATGCCAACGTCTTCTCCCGCTCCATCGGCGGGCGGGATGACGCCGCGCTGGTCTCCGCGCTGCAAGCGGCCGGCATTCCCGCGAAGCTGGAGCGCGAGGCCGATCTGTTAGGCCCGAGCGATCATCTCTGTGGAGTGACGCTGATCACATGGGGCAGAGGCACCGGGCCATGATTCGCATCGTCCTGCTCGGCCGGCTTGGCAACAACCTGTTCCAGTACGCGCTGGGCCGGGTGCTGGCGGAAAAGCACGGCGTGCCGCTGGCGATGGACGGCTCCTGGTTCAACTCACCAGGCTGGGACGAGGTGAAATGCCTGCGCGATTTGCCCGGCCCTGCGGCCGGCCATGCCCGCATCGTGCGGCGCTGTTCTCCGGCTGCGCGTGCATTGCGGAAATTCACCGGTCACCACTACTGGCAACTGCGCGGCGTGCCGGAACTGCGCGAACGAGAGGATCACCAAGGCTTCGACGCCCGGTTCCTTGAAGCGCCCGCCAATTGCCTGATCTTCGGCTATTTCCAGACGCCGCGCTATTTTTCCAGCATCGAACCCAAGCTCCGCGAGGAGCTGCGGACGGATGGCCTCGGCCTGGAAACCGGCCATGAAGGACTGGCGGAAAGCTTGCGCGCGCCTAACAGCGTGGCGGTCCATGTCCGGCGCGGCGACTACGCCGGCAACCCGTTTCTCGATGTGTGCGGGATGGACTACTATCTGGAAGCGATGCGTCGG
The genomic region above belongs to Luteolibacter arcticus and contains:
- a CDS encoding glycosyltransferase family 2 protein; this encodes MTFSIITPSFNQGRFLPQCVDSVLAQHGIDFEHIVTDAGSTDETLEVLGRYPHLQWTSEPDGGMSDGINKGFRKATGDWVMWLNCDDYLLPGALAKVKEFALAHPDADIIHGDCVFVKEDGTPIRRKYDTPVDEWDFLFVGCCIPSTATFYHRRVLEAGELLDTGYRNCMDWEYYLRLTRAGFRFGYVPEALAGFRWHEESTTQKHWQRMIEEGLRAQRAHVAARGLPAYLGSASLLKVLRKAFQVRRVAKRWVAHRRLS
- a CDS encoding sulfatase-like hydrolase/transferase — translated: MNRSFLRILSIVALLMPTGRLAAAPGDADNDGLRDAVETNTGVFASPSNTGTSPSISDTDGDSLPDGMELGLGTNPVDATSKVKRPNIIYILADDMGYGDVGCFWQNQRSGIWKFATPGLDAMAADGAKLTHHYVGAPICVSSRCSLLQGQHQGHAGIRDAQFDYALPSNHSISSTLQAAGYRTVHIGKAGLVGKFTKPLTNAVAQGLPAHPLKRGFDRYFGYLTHEDGHEHYPRNGTTLYKANICDDYQPITDAYPDLYSTDAWTAFAKKTIVEETQQHPERPFFIYLSYDAPHFYGQYAPTANYPTGKGLTGGLQWTGSPSYANTATGDASKVDNPANFHPSVNSSWPLAAKKYVSMVRRLDDSVADLLQTLRDLGIHDNTLVVFSSDNGPADTEVYPPTFQSYGPFEGIKGDLWEGGIRVPTIAWWPETIPGTTQLSNIREVTRPSANWDWLATFSQLAQVPAPSFTDGVSLIPALTNQGTQADRGYLYFEFVRGFNTPPYPDFVNHGGEAKWEMQAIRIGNFMGVRPKIESPSDSFKIYNVVTDPKQGINLAASRPDLQQQMQRLGLGARRKSQYFSRSYEIAAIPATPLVAVTSGLICKSFEGNWPWLPEFREMTPVSTTLTAGVSPAPRSRPDDVGLSFEGYLSVQTTGSYLFRTNSDAATCVWVDEARVIDNDYNFAAAKTSDPIVLTAGLHPIRIHYRHLGGTASLQLSYSGPGIAMQPIPNSAFFIEGQPPELHPDTLTTPRVTEATANVVANDSSTLPLTLLSAGPTPLGTTGIGSNLVHLTPGAGTIGYDEFPYVVSNGYSQHSSQVSATVLFDNEIWLPFEEGAGTSVNRVGGSPAVTGSLAGFADPASAWTAGRFHGGLSFDGIDDHVDFPGLALPTGQQPRTFSGWVKTVSRSSPELQTLFSYGSNITGGRFVVGLDNSPNVASDQPLRLDVNGGYITGTRPLNDGGWHHVAVVVANHNGSADVNVSETKLWVDGNLDPVSSSSGRVLATGATLVPCLGGSNHNDGYNFTGKLDDVRIFDRALSDAEVQALYLSRPIYLTAPVDSTGDDDGDGMSDDAEEISGTDPHDATSVLQIDEFNFSGGTAFLQWMAVPGRDYQVEESTNLQSWQSVPGQGPIRIEPPSSPGGPALPQTLSVYFATSGQGSRYFRLKVTLTNP